A genomic stretch from Microtus pennsylvanicus isolate mMicPen1 chromosome 11, mMicPen1.hap1, whole genome shotgun sequence includes:
- the Crhr1 gene encoding corticotropin-releasing factor receptor 1 isoform X2 — protein sequence MSLACIAMPPWTSLAPAGPGALQGSWWFGRALPFSTVSATTQQKKSKVHYHIAVIINYLGHCISLVALLVAFVLFLRLRSIRCLRNIIHWNLISAFILRNATWFVVQLTMNPEVHQSNVGWCRLVTAAYNYFHVTNFFWMFGEGCYLHTAIVLTYSTDRLHKWMFVCIGWGVPFPIIVAWAIGKLYYDNEKCWFGKRPGVYTDYIYQGPMILVLLINFIFLFNIVRILMTKLRASTTSETIQYRKAVKATLVLLPLLGITYMLFFVNPGEDEVSRIVFIYFNSFLESFQGFFVSVFYCFLNSEVRSAIRKRWHRWQDNHSIRARVARAMSIPTSPTRVSFHSIKQSSAV from the exons ATGTCTCTG GCCTGCATTGCAATGCCTCCGTGGACCTCATTGGCACCTGCTGGCCCAGGAGCCCTGCAGGGCAGCTGGTGGTTCGGCCGTGCCCTGCCTTTTTCTACGGTGTCCGCTACAACACAACAa AAGAAGAGCAAAGTGCACTACCACATCGCCGTCATCATCAACTACCTGGGCCACTGCATCTCCCTGGTAGCCCTCCTAGTGGCCTTTGTCCTCTTTCTGCGTCTCAG GAGCATCCGGTGCCTGAGAAACATCATCCACTGGAACCTCATCTCGGCTTTCATCCTGCGCAATGCCACATGGTTTGTGGTCCAGCTCACCATGAACCCCGAGGTCCACCAGAGCAATGTG GGATGGTGCAGGCTGGTGACGGCTGCCTACAACTATTTCCACGTCACCAACTTCTTCTGGATGTTTGGTGAGGGCTGCTACCTACACACCGCCATTGTACTCACCTACTCCACCGACCGGCTGCACAAATGGATGTTCGTCTGCATCGGCTGGG gtGTACCTTTCCCCATCATTGTGGCATGGGCCATCGGGAAGCTGTACTACGACAACGAAAA GTGCTGGTTTGGCAAACGTCCTGGAGTGTACACTGACTACATCTACCAGGGCCCCATGATCCTGGTCCTGCTG ATCAACTTTATCTTTCTCTTCAACATTGTCCGCATCCTCATGACCAAACTCCGGGCATCCACCACGTCTGAGACTATTCAGTACAG GAAGGCTGTGAAGGCCACTCTGGTGCTGCTGCCCCTGCTGGGAATCACCTACATGCTATTCTTTGTCAACCCTGGAGAGGACGAGGTCTCCAGGATTGTCTTCATCTACTTCAACTCTTTTCTGGAGTCCTTTCAG GGCTTCTTCGTGTCTGTGTTCTACTGTTTTCTGAACAGTGAG GTCCGCTCTGCTATCCGGAAGAGGTGGCATCGGTGGCAGGACAATCACTCCATCAGAGCCCGCGTGGCCCGTGCCATGTccatccccacctcccccaccagaGTCAGCTTCCACAGCATCAAGCAGTCCTCAGCAGTGTGA
- the Crhr1 gene encoding corticotropin-releasing factor receptor 1 isoform X1, whose protein sequence is MGRRPQLRLVKALLLLGLNPVSTSLQDQRCESLSLASNVSGLHCNASVDLIGTCWPRSPAGQLVVRPCPAFFYGVRYNTTNNGYRECLANGSWAARVNYSECQEILNEEKKSKVHYHIAVIINYLGHCISLVALLVAFVLFLRLRSIRCLRNIIHWNLISAFILRNATWFVVQLTMNPEVHQSNVGWCRLVTAAYNYFHVTNFFWMFGEGCYLHTAIVLTYSTDRLHKWMFVCIGWGVPFPIIVAWAIGKLYYDNEKCWFGKRPGVYTDYIYQGPMILVLLINFIFLFNIVRILMTKLRASTTSETIQYRKAVKATLVLLPLLGITYMLFFVNPGEDEVSRIVFIYFNSFLESFQGFFVSVFYCFLNSEVRSAIRKRWHRWQDNHSIRARVARAMSIPTSPTRVSFHSIKQSSAV, encoded by the exons GCTCTTCTCCTCCTGGGGCTGAACCCCGTGTCCACCTCCCTACAGGATCAGCGCTGTGAGAGCCTGTCCCTGGCCAGCAATGTCTCTG GCCTGCATTGCAATGCCTCCGTGGACCTCATTGGCACCTGCTGGCCCAGGAGCCCTGCAGGGCAGCTGGTGGTTCGGCCGTGCCCTGCCTTTTTCTACGGTGTCCGCTACAACACAACAa aCAATGGCTACCGGGAGTGCCTGGCCAACGGCAGCTGGGCGGCCCGCGTGAATTACTCCGAGTGCCAGGAGATTCTCAACGAAGAG AAGAAGAGCAAAGTGCACTACCACATCGCCGTCATCATCAACTACCTGGGCCACTGCATCTCCCTGGTAGCCCTCCTAGTGGCCTTTGTCCTCTTTCTGCGTCTCAG GAGCATCCGGTGCCTGAGAAACATCATCCACTGGAACCTCATCTCGGCTTTCATCCTGCGCAATGCCACATGGTTTGTGGTCCAGCTCACCATGAACCCCGAGGTCCACCAGAGCAATGTG GGATGGTGCAGGCTGGTGACGGCTGCCTACAACTATTTCCACGTCACCAACTTCTTCTGGATGTTTGGTGAGGGCTGCTACCTACACACCGCCATTGTACTCACCTACTCCACCGACCGGCTGCACAAATGGATGTTCGTCTGCATCGGCTGGG gtGTACCTTTCCCCATCATTGTGGCATGGGCCATCGGGAAGCTGTACTACGACAACGAAAA GTGCTGGTTTGGCAAACGTCCTGGAGTGTACACTGACTACATCTACCAGGGCCCCATGATCCTGGTCCTGCTG ATCAACTTTATCTTTCTCTTCAACATTGTCCGCATCCTCATGACCAAACTCCGGGCATCCACCACGTCTGAGACTATTCAGTACAG GAAGGCTGTGAAGGCCACTCTGGTGCTGCTGCCCCTGCTGGGAATCACCTACATGCTATTCTTTGTCAACCCTGGAGAGGACGAGGTCTCCAGGATTGTCTTCATCTACTTCAACTCTTTTCTGGAGTCCTTTCAG GGCTTCTTCGTGTCTGTGTTCTACTGTTTTCTGAACAGTGAG GTCCGCTCTGCTATCCGGAAGAGGTGGCATCGGTGGCAGGACAATCACTCCATCAGAGCCCGCGTGGCCCGTGCCATGTccatccccacctcccccaccagaGTCAGCTTCCACAGCATCAAGCAGTCCTCAGCAGTGTGA
- the Crhr1 gene encoding corticotropin-releasing factor receptor 1 isoform X3, producing the protein MSLKKSKVHYHIAVIINYLGHCISLVALLVAFVLFLRLRSIRCLRNIIHWNLISAFILRNATWFVVQLTMNPEVHQSNVGWCRLVTAAYNYFHVTNFFWMFGEGCYLHTAIVLTYSTDRLHKWMFVCIGWGVPFPIIVAWAIGKLYYDNEKCWFGKRPGVYTDYIYQGPMILVLLINFIFLFNIVRILMTKLRASTTSETIQYRKAVKATLVLLPLLGITYMLFFVNPGEDEVSRIVFIYFNSFLESFQGFFVSVFYCFLNSEVRSAIRKRWHRWQDNHSIRARVARAMSIPTSPTRVSFHSIKQSSAV; encoded by the exons ATGTCTCTG AAGAAGAGCAAAGTGCACTACCACATCGCCGTCATCATCAACTACCTGGGCCACTGCATCTCCCTGGTAGCCCTCCTAGTGGCCTTTGTCCTCTTTCTGCGTCTCAG GAGCATCCGGTGCCTGAGAAACATCATCCACTGGAACCTCATCTCGGCTTTCATCCTGCGCAATGCCACATGGTTTGTGGTCCAGCTCACCATGAACCCCGAGGTCCACCAGAGCAATGTG GGATGGTGCAGGCTGGTGACGGCTGCCTACAACTATTTCCACGTCACCAACTTCTTCTGGATGTTTGGTGAGGGCTGCTACCTACACACCGCCATTGTACTCACCTACTCCACCGACCGGCTGCACAAATGGATGTTCGTCTGCATCGGCTGGG gtGTACCTTTCCCCATCATTGTGGCATGGGCCATCGGGAAGCTGTACTACGACAACGAAAA GTGCTGGTTTGGCAAACGTCCTGGAGTGTACACTGACTACATCTACCAGGGCCCCATGATCCTGGTCCTGCTG ATCAACTTTATCTTTCTCTTCAACATTGTCCGCATCCTCATGACCAAACTCCGGGCATCCACCACGTCTGAGACTATTCAGTACAG GAAGGCTGTGAAGGCCACTCTGGTGCTGCTGCCCCTGCTGGGAATCACCTACATGCTATTCTTTGTCAACCCTGGAGAGGACGAGGTCTCCAGGATTGTCTTCATCTACTTCAACTCTTTTCTGGAGTCCTTTCAG GGCTTCTTCGTGTCTGTGTTCTACTGTTTTCTGAACAGTGAG GTCCGCTCTGCTATCCGGAAGAGGTGGCATCGGTGGCAGGACAATCACTCCATCAGAGCCCGCGTGGCCCGTGCCATGTccatccccacctcccccaccagaGTCAGCTTCCACAGCATCAAGCAGTCCTCAGCAGTGTGA